One Rhinolophus sinicus isolate RSC01 linkage group LG06, ASM3656204v1, whole genome shotgun sequence DNA window includes the following coding sequences:
- the RAB30 gene encoding ras-related protein Rab-30 has product MSMEDYDFLFKIVLIGNAGVGKTCLVRRFTQGLFPPGQGATIGVDFMIKTVEINGEKVKLQIWDTAGQERFRSITQSYYRSANALILTYDITCEESFRCLPEWLREIEQYASNKVITVLVGNKIDLAERREVSQQRAEEFSEAQDMYYLETSAKESDNVEKLFLDLACRLISEARQNTLVNNVSSPLPGEGKSISYLTCCNFN; this is encoded by the exons ATGAGTATGGAAGATTATGATTTcctgtttaaaattgttttaattggcAATGCTGGTGTGGGGAAGACGTGCCTAGTCCGACGATTCACTCAG ggTCTTTTCCCCCCAGGTCAAGGAGCCACAATTGGAGTTGATTTTATGATTAAGACAGTGGAGATTAATGGTGAAAAAGTAAAG CTTCAGATCTGGGACACAGCAGGTCAAGAGAGATTTCGGTCCATTACCCAGAGTTATTACCGAAGCGCCAATGCCTTGATCCTCACCTATGACATCACCTGTGAGGAATCCTTCCGCTGCCTTCCGGAGTGGCTGCGGGAAATAGAACAATATGCCAGCAACAAGGTCATCACTGTGCTAGTGG GCAACAAGATAGATCTGGCTGAAAGGAGAGAGGTCTCCCAGCAGAGAGCAGAAGAATTCTCCGAAGCTCAGGACATGTATTATCTGGAGACCTCAGCCAAGGAATCGGATAACGTGGAGAAACTCTTCCTTGACTTAGCTTGCCGCCTCATCAGTGAAGCCAGGCAGAACACACTTGTGAACAATGTATCGTCACCCTTACCCGGAGAAGGGAAAAGCATCAGCTATTTGACTTGTTGTAATTTCAACTAA